Proteins found in one Nocardia brasiliensis ATCC 700358 genomic segment:
- a CDS encoding acyl carrier protein: MNRVEIEERVIALISETMALPVEEMSDPATNLREDLGMDSMDFVDLLVDLERHLGHRVDRELLVDIRTVGQVVDLVDDLAARRAQADAAEAIR; encoded by the coding sequence ATGAACAGGGTCGAGATCGAGGAACGCGTCATCGCGTTGATCAGCGAGACGATGGCTTTGCCGGTCGAGGAAATGTCGGATCCGGCGACCAACCTGCGCGAAGACCTCGGCATGGATTCGATGGATTTCGTCGACCTGCTCGTCGATCTGGAGCGCCACCTCGGACACCGGGTCGATCGAGAACTCCTGGTCGACATCCGCACGGTGGGTCAGGTGGTCGACCTCGTCGACGACCTGGCCGCGCGGCGGGCGCAGGCGGATGCGGCCGAGGCCATTCGTTGA